The following are from one region of the Candidatus Shapirobacteria bacterium genome:
- a CDS encoding class I SAM-dependent methyltransferase, producing the protein MKQYQKYPIVDHTSFIEKAIIYLGKFPVYCPVCGNISFISKINKINLRESCQSYCCNSTNRQRQMAIAICKYLRTSSLKKISKYQGSIYNTESFGPIHNELIKAGHYTCSEYFGNKYKSGKVYNGTLHQDLMNLSFSDQTFDIVLSSDVFEHISKPYLAHKEIYRVLKPGGIHIFTVPFSSSGYHDEKRASIVKGKIKHHLAPIVHLDGIRPDSGTLVYNIFSLEMVVRLDKIGFSTKILNIKSLINGVIGEGNLVFISSKNTF; encoded by the coding sequence ATGAAACAATATCAAAAATACCCAATTGTAGACCACACCTCATTTATTGAAAAAGCAATTATTTATTTAGGAAAATTCCCAGTTTATTGCCCCGTCTGCGGGAATATTTCCTTTATTTCAAAAATTAATAAAATCAATCTCCGCGAGAGCTGTCAGAGTTATTGTTGCAATTCCACAAACAGACAACGACAGATGGCCATAGCAATTTGCAAATATCTGAGAACTTCATCGTTAAAAAAGATTTCAAAATATCAGGGATCAATTTATAACACAGAGTCGTTTGGTCCAATCCATAATGAACTTATTAAGGCAGGACATTACACGTGTTCCGAATATTTTGGCAATAAATATAAAAGCGGAAAAGTTTATAACGGTACGTTACACCAGGATTTAATGAATCTTTCTTTTTCTGACCAAACATTTGACATAGTTTTGTCCTCAGACGTCTTTGAGCACATTTCAAAACCGTATTTGGCACACAAGGAAATTTATAGAGTCCTAAAACCAGGCGGGATACATATTTTTACAGTACCATTCAGCTCCAGTGGTTATCACGATGAAAAAAGAGCATCAATTGTCAAAGGCAAGATAAAACACCATCTCGCCCCTATTGTCCATCTTGATGGTATCAGACCCGATAGCGGCACTCTTGTTTATAATATATTTTCTCTTGAAATGGTGGTCCGATTAGATAAAATAGGTTTTTCGACAAAAATTCTTAACATCAAATCCTTAATCAATGGCGTAATAGGCGAAGGAAACTTAGTCTTTATTTCATCAAAAAATACTTTTTAG
- a CDS encoding class I SAM-dependent methyltransferase yields the protein MNKVRDYNKELKNTPSHKYVYSFDFDVMHSFMLKSFIPFFNKGNVLELGSFKGDFTKRLLPYFTDITCVEASDEAVSEAERKLRGKVIVYNSLFETVDLPVKYDNVILTHVLEHIDIPVDLLKKINSKWLSDRGRLFLVCPNANAPSRQIAVKMGLISHNTAITQSESEHGHKISYTFDTLERDVKTAGLKVVYRSGIFFKALANFQWDRLLKTDIISLEYLEGCYQLGQQYPDLCSSIFLLCEKG from the coding sequence ATGAATAAGGTAAGAGACTATAATAAAGAGCTTAAAAATACACCAAGTCATAAATATGTATATAGTTTTGATTTTGATGTCATGCATTCTTTTATGTTGAAATCATTTATCCCCTTTTTCAATAAAGGTAACGTACTCGAACTAGGGAGTTTTAAGGGTGATTTCACTAAAAGACTTCTTCCATATTTTACCGATATTACCTGTGTGGAAGCTTCAGATGAAGCAGTTTCTGAAGCCGAAAGAAAGTTACGGGGAAAGGTAATCGTATATAATTCGCTTTTTGAAACTGTTGATTTGCCGGTAAAATATGATAATGTTATATTAACCCACGTTTTAGAACACATCGACATTCCGGTTGACTTATTGAAAAAAATAAATAGTAAATGGCTATCTGACAGAGGGAGGCTATTTTTGGTCTGTCCTAATGCCAATGCTCCTTCAAGACAAATTGCGGTAAAAATGGGTCTAATAAGTCATAACACGGCGATTACCCAAAGTGAATCGGAACATGGGCATAAAATATCTTATACTTTTGACACTCTCGAGCGAGATGTAAAAACTGCTGGGCTGAAAGTGGTTTATCGCTCTGGTATTTTTTTTAAGGCTTTAGCCAATTTTCAATGGGATAGATTATTGAAAACAGATATTATTTCATTGGAATATCTAGAGGGCTGTTATCAACTAGGTCAACAGTATCCGGATTTGTGTTCCAGTATTTTTTTACTTTGTGAAAAAGGATAG
- a CDS encoding methyltransferase domain-containing protein produces MKKDDNYVCGMDWTKKVKDYELNNYRKYQYDLIGKYVGREILEVGSGEKGFTNEIVKNARGIKRLVSIEPSKTLFKLHQKRFVFPKYVSFQMEDLFKLKDKTVGHFDTILFIHVLEHIKEDIKAIEKAYELLKPGGMILIEVPALPFLYSSHDKFLGHYRRYSKKYMLGLINRERFNVVDIWYQDFIGVLGSLLYFKFKKITLGSGSGINLVKNQGKFYDSYVVPFQKFVEKYIRPPIGLGLTVVLQKI; encoded by the coding sequence ATGAAGAAAGACGATAATTATGTGTGTGGTATGGATTGGACTAAGAAAGTGAAAGATTATGAACTAAATAATTACCGAAAATATCAATATGATCTAATTGGTAAATATGTCGGGAGGGAAATTTTAGAAGTAGGAAGTGGAGAAAAGGGGTTTACAAACGAAATTGTTAAAAATGCGAGGGGTATAAAAAGATTGGTCTCGATAGAACCTTCAAAAACTCTTTTTAAGCTTCATCAGAAGAGATTCGTTTTTCCTAAATATGTCTCTTTTCAAATGGAAGATCTCTTTAAGCTAAAGGATAAAACAGTCGGACATTTTGACACGATTTTGTTTATTCATGTGTTGGAACATATTAAAGAAGATATTAAAGCCATAGAAAAAGCTTATGAACTTCTCAAACCTGGTGGTATGATTTTAATTGAAGTCCCTGCCTTACCTTTTTTGTATTCATCTCACGATAAATTTTTGGGTCATTACCGGAGATACTCGAAAAAATATATGTTGGGTTTAATAAATAGAGAAAGATTTAACGTCGTAGATATTTGGTATCAGGATTTTATTGGTGTGTTAGGGTCTTTATTATATTTTAAGTTTAAAAAAATAACTCTTGGTTCGGGTTCCGGGATTAATCTGGTCAAGAATCAGGGGAAATTTTATGATAGTTATGTCGTTCCCTTTCAAAAATTTGTGGAAAAGTATATAAGACCGCCAATAGGACTGGGTTTAACGGTAGTGCTTCAAAAAATATAG
- a CDS encoding DegT/DnrJ/EryC1/StrS family aminotransferase, protein MKPFKKPIYITRPLFPPLAAFNGKLKEVWKSKWLSNNGIQLQTLEKKIKKILKVPQVSIFNNGTIALLTAIKSLDLKGEVVTTPFTFPATPNCLTWCNIKPVFCDIDPLTMNIDSDQIEKNITKKTTAILPVHVFGTPCDVEKIQKIANDRSLKVIYDAAHAFETEIDGVGIGNFGDISMFSFHPTKLFHTGEGGTLICKDELLKEKIDLLRNFGIIGEEVLVPGINGKMNEIQAVLGLVVLSLVNTERKKRMLISRMYQNHLDKIEGITYLKDRPNVKKSYQYFVIRIDKRVFGRSRDEVSEILKTYNIYPRKYFFPLCSQYPYYKNLPSSNPTNLPNAHRVVQEVLALPFYGGLPISAAEKIIELLVSLKK, encoded by the coding sequence ATGAAACCGTTTAAGAAACCTATTTATATTACAAGGCCTCTTTTTCCGCCCTTAGCGGCATTTAATGGAAAATTAAAAGAGGTATGGAAAAGTAAATGGTTGTCAAATAATGGAATACAACTTCAAACCTTAGAAAAGAAAATTAAAAAAATACTTAAAGTTCCCCAAGTATCAATATTTAATAACGGTACAATAGCTCTATTAACGGCCATTAAGAGTCTTGATCTTAAAGGGGAAGTTGTCACTACACCTTTTACTTTTCCGGCAACCCCAAATTGTTTGACCTGGTGCAATATTAAACCTGTATTTTGTGATATTGACCCTTTAACAATGAATATTGACTCTGACCAAATAGAAAAAAATATTACCAAGAAAACCACGGCTATTTTACCTGTTCATGTTTTTGGGACGCCATGTGATGTAGAAAAAATCCAGAAGATAGCAAACGATCGTAGTTTAAAAGTAATATATGATGCTGCCCATGCTTTTGAAACCGAAATCGATGGTGTGGGCATCGGGAATTTTGGGGATATTTCAATGTTTAGTTTTCACCCGACAAAATTGTTCCACACAGGGGAAGGTGGAACTCTGATTTGTAAAGATGAATTGTTAAAAGAAAAAATTGATTTGCTTAGAAATTTTGGGATAATCGGGGAAGAAGTGCTTGTTCCTGGAATCAACGGTAAGATGAATGAGATTCAGGCCGTGCTTGGTCTTGTAGTTTTATCACTAGTAAATACTGAAAGAAAAAAAAGAATGCTAATTAGCAGGATGTATCAGAACCATCTTGATAAAATTGAAGGAATAACCTACCTGAAAGATCGGCCTAATGTAAAAAAAAGTTACCAATATTTTGTTATTAGAATTGACAAAAGAGTATTTGGGCGTTCCCGTGATGAGGTAAGTGAAATTTTAAAGACGTATAACATATATCCGAGGAAGTATTTTTTTCCACTTTGCAGTCAATACCCGTATTATAAAAACCTACCTTCATCAAACCCAACGAACTTACCTAATGCCCATCGTGTAGTACAAGAAGTGTTAGCATTGCCATTTTACGGAGGACTACCAATTAGCGCGGCCGAAAAAATTATTGAATTACTAGTATCTTTAAAAAAATAA
- a CDS encoding MBOAT family O-acyltransferase — MLFSSNLFLFLFLPIILLVYFGINKIVKPPILISNLILIIFSFFFYLWGSGLFTAIFLASIFINYLFGRLMAKHARLKKIFLFLGITANLCLLGYFKYFNFFCQQISTWLHLTPPTIVPIFLPIGISFYSFMAISYLVDVYRQQKSANFIDFVLYLSFFPHLVAGPIVRYQEIAEEIKKRQPSIDQFFEGLWRFSLGLSKKVIIANSVGQLTDKVFSLPPNEVGSLLALSGIIAYTIQIYFDFSGYSDMAIGLAGFFGFKFPENFCHPYMASSITDFWRRWHMSLSRFFRDYLYIPLGGNRLVSIRTYFNLIVVFTLCGLWHGASWTFVVWGLYHGVLLVIERILKNKFHYEPKGIFSIILTFSLVSLGWIIFRSPTLSFAINYVKTLFAFSDRLPPFYTLRYFIPPNVAFYLAIGLIFSFFPLTKPKNAYLRGLIILTLTLISLSFLSKISFTPFIYFQF; from the coding sequence ATGCTTTTCAGCTCCAATCTCTTCCTTTTTCTTTTTTTACCAATCATCCTTTTAGTCTACTTTGGTATCAATAAAATAGTCAAACCGCCTATTCTTATCTCCAACCTTATCCTAATTATCTTTAGTTTCTTCTTTTATCTCTGGGGTAGTGGTTTATTCACCGCTATCTTTTTAGCCTCTATTTTTATCAACTATCTATTCGGTCGACTAATGGCCAAACACGCACGTTTAAAAAAAATATTTCTCTTTTTGGGTATAACCGCTAATCTTTGTTTGCTAGGCTATTTCAAATATTTTAATTTCTTCTGTCAACAAATCTCTACCTGGTTACACCTTACTCCTCCAACCATCGTCCCTATTTTTCTCCCCATCGGTATCTCTTTTTATTCATTTATGGCTATCTCTTATCTTGTTGATGTTTACCGTCAACAAAAATCAGCCAACTTTATCGACTTTGTTTTGTACCTTAGTTTTTTCCCCCACTTAGTCGCCGGACCAATCGTCCGCTACCAGGAAATTGCTGAAGAAATAAAAAAACGCCAACCAAGCATCGACCAGTTTTTTGAAGGTCTTTGGAGGTTTTCTCTGGGTCTTAGTAAAAAGGTGATTATCGCTAACTCCGTAGGGCAGCTCACCGACAAGGTCTTTTCCCTGCCTCCAAACGAAGTCGGTTCACTTTTGGCTTTATCGGGGATAATCGCATACACCATTCAAATCTATTTTGACTTTTCCGGTTACTCCGATATGGCAATTGGTCTGGCTGGTTTTTTTGGTTTTAAATTCCCCGAAAATTTTTGCCATCCCTATATGGCCAGTTCCATAACTGATTTTTGGCGGCGCTGGCACATGTCTTTATCACGTTTTTTCAGAGACTATCTCTATATCCCCCTTGGAGGAAATCGTCTTGTCTCAATACGAACTTATTTCAATCTTATTGTTGTCTTCACCCTCTGCGGGCTTTGGCATGGGGCCTCTTGGACATTTGTCGTGTGGGGACTTTATCATGGAGTATTACTCGTAATCGAACGGATTCTCAAAAATAAATTTCATTATGAACCTAAGGGTATTTTCTCCATAATCTTAACTTTTTCTTTAGTTTCTTTAGGTTGGATTATTTTTCGCTCTCCTACGTTATCCTTTGCCATAAATTATGTCAAGACATTGTTTGCTTTTTCTGACAGATTACCTCCATTCTATACCCTCCGCTATTTTATCCCACCCAACGTTGCCTTTTATCTGGCAATAGGGCTAATATTTTCTTTCTTCCCGCTGACTAAACCTAAAAACGCTTATCTTCGCGGGCTAATAATATTAACCTTAACCCTAATCTCACTCTCCTTTCTTTCTAAAATATCATTTACCCCTTTTATCTATTTCCAGTTCTAA
- a CDS encoding glycosyltransferase, with translation MEADSSKKNILIISAISPFPADSGGATRIYNTIKHLSGHYNLYFLLHKNPKYRLKTDELDFLLKNTIEYYVFDLKEEKTNCFFGCKTIPYWFSNWFDSELILGINKIISTHAFDFIQVETTQLGYLIDYLPADIPKSLTAYDVCFVSFLRRLKETRGIKTKFTHFFLWLQIYIFENKYLSKYNFVTAMSSADDKFFKQYLNLKNTFIVPNGIEKIEPKISAKKSTLKLGYIGSFNHPPNYHAFKFFVNQIAPLLEKKNIKYEFILAGNNKPEDVRYLVNNSPIKNKKSIKQVGFIKDLRDFYQQIDLLITPIFSGSGTRLKILESLSFSTPVISTTIGAEGINSIDPKYLMIADTAQDFYKKISTYLFPKTTQSLVKSPGLRKYLWSNIFKSYYQVLNHRFQ, from the coding sequence ATGGAAGCAGATTCCTCTAAAAAAAATATATTAATCATATCGGCCATTTCACCTTTTCCCGCAGACAGTGGAGGAGCCACCCGCATCTATAACACCATAAAACATCTGTCCGGCCATTACAATTTGTATTTCTTATTACATAAAAATCCCAAATACCGGCTTAAAACAGACGAATTAGACTTTCTTCTAAAAAACACCATCGAATATTATGTTTTTGACCTCAAAGAAGAAAAAACCAATTGCTTTTTTGGCTGTAAAACCATCCCTTACTGGTTTTCAAATTGGTTTGACAGTGAGCTGATTCTGGGGATAAACAAAATCATTTCAACCCACGCCTTTGACTTTATTCAGGTAGAAACCACCCAACTTGGGTACCTTATCGATTATCTACCGGCTGATATTCCCAAATCGCTTACCGCCTATGATGTTTGTTTTGTCTCTTTTTTGCGCCGATTAAAGGAAACAAGGGGCATAAAAACAAAATTTACTCATTTTTTTCTCTGGCTACAAATATATATTTTTGAAAACAAATATCTTTCTAAATACAATTTTGTCACTGCCATGTCGTCAGCAGACGATAAATTTTTTAAGCAATATTTAAACCTGAAAAACACTTTTATTGTTCCAAATGGAATTGAAAAAATTGAACCAAAAATATCAGCTAAAAAATCAACGCTAAAGCTAGGCTACATTGGCTCATTTAACCATCCTCCAAATTACCATGCTTTCAAATTTTTTGTCAATCAGATCGCCCCTCTTCTTGAAAAGAAAAATATAAAATATGAATTTATCTTAGCCGGTAATAACAAACCCGAAGATGTAAGATATCTTGTCAACAATTCGCCCATAAAAAATAAAAAATCTATCAAGCAAGTTGGTTTTATAAAAGATTTAAGAGATTTTTATCAACAAATCGATTTGTTAATCACCCCGATATTTTCCGGCTCGGGCACCCGCCTTAAAATCCTTGAATCTTTAAGTTTCAGCACCCCCGTAATTTCCACCACCATCGGCGCCGAAGGTATCAACAGCATTGATCCAAAATATCTAATGATTGCCGACACCGCCCAAGATTTTTATAAGAAAATTTCTACTTATCTTTTCCCCAAAACAACCCAATCTTTGGTTAAATCACCCGGTCTTAGAAAGTATCTTTGGTCAAATATTTTTAAAAGTTATTATCAAGTTTTAAATCACCGATTTCAATGA
- a CDS encoding class I SAM-dependent methyltransferase, with translation MKVKDHKIIELGKSGKQFIDWGEKNPYGQIPLGVAKEGAGENRIPLTHYANSVPVYLVFKGIIERSKKDNAFVLDLGCGTGRNISFVKDTVQKNYSYYGVDYSESCIDFARKQYGKKGVQYVQYQGPILPFPDKCFDFVVSSHVIEHIPKDKAEFYLEEVSRVLKEGGVAVIGTPNRKFCQDLFAINKDDKRKYRFVLPHEHEYYHDEIRKLFEKVKAFGTYEIWQSYNKMNRRLMVDSTNRVKPASNLFGKIRFFVYSLIRSSSKLQDLVARLGSEWLMRGMKVNYRKILSETKVYLSDKDEGDNLIVIVVKQPEVIK, from the coding sequence ATGAAAGTAAAGGATCATAAAATAATTGAATTAGGGAAATCAGGCAAACAGTTTATTGACTGGGGGGAGAAAAATCCTTATGGTCAGATTCCATTAGGTGTAGCAAAAGAGGGTGCGGGTGAAAACCGAATACCTCTGACACATTATGCCAACTCGGTTCCTGTATATCTTGTTTTTAAAGGGATTATTGAACGGTCTAAAAAAGACAATGCTTTTGTGTTGGATCTTGGATGTGGTACTGGCAGAAATATTTCTTTTGTAAAAGATACTGTACAAAAAAATTATAGTTATTACGGAGTAGATTATTCAGAATCCTGTATAGATTTTGCCAGAAAGCAATATGGGAAAAAAGGGGTACAATATGTTCAATATCAAGGTCCTATTTTACCCTTTCCTGATAAATGTTTTGATTTTGTTGTATCTTCGCATGTGATTGAGCATATTCCAAAAGATAAGGCTGAGTTTTATTTAGAAGAAGTATCCAGAGTTTTGAAGGAAGGTGGGGTGGCGGTGATCGGGACACCGAATAGAAAATTTTGTCAGGATTTATTTGCAATTAACAAAGATGACAAAAGAAAATATAGATTTGTTCTTCCTCACGAACATGAATATTATCATGACGAAATTAGAAAACTATTTGAAAAAGTTAAGGCATTCGGGACATATGAGATTTGGCAGTCATATAACAAAATGAATCGAAGACTAATGGTCGATTCTACTAATAGGGTGAAGCCGGCTAGTAACTTATTTGGGAAAATAAGATTTTTTGTTTATTCATTGATTAGGAGTAGCTCGAAATTACAAGACCTTGTTGCCAGATTGGGGAGTGAATGGCTGATGAGAGGGATGAAAGTAAATTATAGAAAAATATTATCCGAGACAAAGGTATATTTGAGTGATAAGGATGAGGGGGATAATCTGATCGTTATTGTTGTAAAGCAACCTGAGGTAATTAAATGA
- a CDS encoding glycosylase: MFKWKKLGKVFDPTEYKGLDWMHEFAQAPATLIFEKFVRVYFSCRPPRDENGQYVSYTGYVDLSRHNLFKIIDISQRPILKLGETGTFDEFGTYPVSVIKDGKKIIAYYAGYTRCESVPFNVAIGKAISYDDGITFEKLGPGPILSFDLDEPYIISGPKIKKYNNMWCLWYIAGKKWILDNGKPEPVYKIRVAFSKDGATWKKHGKDLIKVKLEENEAQASPDVIFYKGKYHMFFCYRYSTDYRDRRGYRIGYAFSDNLVDWVRDDTKVGIDISKKGWDDESIAYPHVFELDGNLFMLYLGNQVGRFGFGLAELQSYKV; the protein is encoded by the coding sequence ATGTTTAAATGGAAAAAATTAGGGAAGGTTTTTGATCCGACAGAGTATAAAGGTTTGGATTGGATGCATGAATTTGCCCAAGCGCCGGCTACTTTAATATTTGAAAAATTTGTGAGAGTTTACTTTTCTTGTAGACCTCCTAGAGATGAAAATGGACAGTATGTGAGTTATACCGGTTATGTTGATTTAAGTCGGCATAATCTATTTAAAATAATTGATATATCCCAAAGACCAATTTTAAAATTAGGAGAAACGGGTACTTTTGATGAATTTGGAACTTATCCGGTGTCGGTGATAAAAGACGGAAAAAAAATAATAGCTTATTATGCTGGTTATACAAGATGTGAATCGGTGCCGTTTAATGTAGCTATTGGAAAAGCAATAAGTTATGACGATGGGATAACGTTTGAAAAGCTTGGTCCGGGACCGATATTATCTTTTGATCTTGACGAACCGTACATCATAAGTGGTCCAAAAATAAAAAAGTATAATAATATGTGGTGCTTGTGGTATATTGCCGGTAAGAAATGGATATTAGATAACGGTAAGCCAGAGCCAGTGTATAAAATTCGAGTGGCATTTTCAAAGGACGGAGCGACCTGGAAGAAGCATGGCAAAGATCTAATTAAAGTGAAATTGGAAGAGAATGAAGCTCAAGCTAGCCCGGATGTAATTTTTTATAAAGGTAAGTACCACATGTTTTTTTGTTATAGGTATAGTACAGATTATCGTGATAGGAGAGGTTACCGCATTGGATATGCATTTTCTGATAATCTTGTCGATTGGGTCCGAGATGATACCAAAGTCGGTATAGACATTTCAAAAAAAGGATGGGACGATGAGTCAATTGCTTATCCCCACGTATTTGAACTAGATGGTAATCTTTTTATGTTATATCTTGGAAATCAAGTCGGGAGGTTTGGTTTTGGGTTAGCAGAGCTTCAGTCATATAAAGTGTAA
- a CDS encoding GNAT family N-acetyltransferase, with protein MANNIRYEINTASEKEIYSHLVKCDGDFVPSLSKTVNIEKYSKKLFAKAIRFEAWSGKVLVGCVAAYINDKINHLAYITNVSVIREYMGQGIASGLLLRCIEYVKENKFCKILLEVNKHNSLAISLYKKFNFRQYDTEDDSLKMMVTLDNI; from the coding sequence ATGGCTAATAATATAAGATATGAAATTAATACCGCTTCCGAAAAAGAGATATATTCACATTTGGTCAAATGTGATGGTGATTTTGTCCCTTCGTTATCCAAAACAGTTAATATCGAAAAGTATTCAAAAAAATTATTTGCAAAAGCAATTAGATTTGAGGCGTGGTCAGGTAAAGTTTTGGTGGGGTGTGTGGCCGCTTATATCAATGACAAGATTAACCATTTAGCATATATCACAAATGTGAGTGTAATAAGAGAGTATATGGGTCAAGGAATTGCCTCCGGGTTATTATTAAGATGTATCGAATACGTAAAAGAGAATAAGTTTTGTAAAATATTGTTGGAAGTAAATAAACACAATAGTTTGGCGATTAGTTTGTATAAAAAGTTTAATTTTAGACAGTATGATACTGAAGACGACTCATTGAAGATGATGGTAACATTAGACAATATTTAA
- a CDS encoding glycosyltransferase family 2 protein, producing the protein MKISLVIAVYRNEGSICKTYEKIKSVFAKSLAGYEYEIIFVDDGSDDDSLKEIFNVRKEDSRVKAISFTRNFGQMAAILAGLKEASGDAVINISADMQDPVEMIPKMIKSWRKGSEIVACYRVGRSDTFAAKFFSRLAYGALKLSFPQLPIGGFDYVLIDRKPLDEYNTIDIRNRSFQGDLLWTGYRTCFIPYTRLKRTIGKSQYNFSKKLKNFLDAFLDASYLPIRFISLSGIITSIVGVIYGLTIIYAWFVGKTPFTGWAPIMVAILFVGGLIMIMLGVIGEYTWRIYSELRKKPNYVIRKKYL; encoded by the coding sequence ATGAAAATTTCATTAGTTATTGCCGTATATCGCAACGAGGGATCTATTTGCAAAACATATGAGAAAATTAAATCAGTTTTTGCAAAATCATTAGCGGGTTATGAATACGAAATTATCTTTGTTGATGATGGTTCAGATGATGATTCGCTGAAAGAAATATTTAATGTAAGAAAAGAAGACTCACGGGTAAAAGCTATATCATTTACCAGAAATTTTGGTCAAATGGCAGCTATTCTCGCAGGGTTAAAAGAGGCTAGTGGTGATGCGGTCATTAACATTTCGGCGGATATGCAGGACCCGGTGGAGATGATTCCGAAAATGATTAAAAGTTGGAGGAAAGGGTCAGAGATAGTTGCTTGTTACCGGGTGGGTCGTTCAGATACTTTTGCGGCTAAATTTTTTTCCCGTTTGGCATATGGAGCTTTAAAGCTCTCTTTTCCTCAGTTACCTATAGGTGGATTTGACTATGTCCTTATAGATCGAAAACCATTGGATGAATACAATACAATAGATATTCGGAATAGGTCTTTTCAGGGAGATTTGTTGTGGACTGGCTATCGAACATGCTTTATCCCCTATACTCGACTGAAACGAACGATTGGTAAATCGCAATACAATTTCTCAAAAAAGTTAAAAAATTTCTTGGATGCTTTTCTTGACGCCTCTTATCTTCCCATCCGTTTTATTTCTTTGTCTGGCATTATCACTTCTATTGTCGGGGTTATATATGGGTTAACCATTATTTACGCTTGGTTTGTCGGTAAAACACCTTTTACGGGGTGGGCACCGATTATGGTGGCGATTTTATTTGTGGGAGGCTTGATAATGATTATGCTGGGGGTGATAGGTGAATATACATGGCGTATTTATAGTGAGCTTCGAAAGAAACCAAATTATGTCATTAGGAAGAAATACCTATGA
- a CDS encoding WbqC family protein yields the protein MKVGIMQPYFFPYIGYFQLINAVDEFVVYDNIKYTKKGWINRNRILVNGKDSYITIPLRKDPDTSDVKDRFLADTWVTDKSKLLNRIKESYRKAPYFEMVYPLIENCVLFEEKNLFLFIYNSLIKIKEYLEIKTTFIVSSSVEIDHTLKSAEKVLAICKARKANIYINPIGGVELYNKEEFKKQGIDLHFIKTSNFSYKQFENEYIPFLSIVDVMMFNSIEEIKKYLNSNFTLQ from the coding sequence ATGAAAGTAGGTATTATGCAACCATATTTCTTTCCTTATATAGGATATTTTCAGTTAATCAATGCGGTCGATGAGTTTGTGGTTTACGATAATATCAAATATACAAAAAAAGGATGGATTAATCGTAATAGAATTTTGGTAAATGGGAAGGACTCCTACATTACAATTCCACTAAGAAAAGACCCTGATACTTCTGATGTGAAAGACAGGTTTTTGGCAGATACTTGGGTGACGGATAAAAGTAAGCTCTTAAATAGGATAAAAGAGTCTTATCGAAAAGCACCATATTTTGAAATGGTGTATCCGTTAATAGAAAATTGTGTTTTGTTTGAAGAAAAGAACTTATTTCTATTTATTTATAATTCCCTGATAAAAATAAAAGAGTATTTAGAGATAAAGACTACTTTTATCGTGTCTTCTAGCGTAGAGATTGATCATACTCTTAAGTCGGCAGAAAAAGTATTAGCAATTTGTAAAGCTAGGAAAGCTAATATATATATAAATCCGATTGGGGGAGTTGAGTTATATAATAAAGAGGAATTTAAAAAACAAGGTATAGATTTACATTTTATAAAAACAAGTAATTTTAGTTATAAGCAGTTTGAGAATGAATATATTCCGTTTTTATCAATTGTCGATGTGATGATGTTTAATTCCATAGAGGAAATAAAGAAATATTTAAATTCTAACTTTACGTTACAGTAA